Within the Staphylococcus argenteus genome, the region TACTGCAGAAGCAGCGAAACATGCAGGTGTAAAGAAATTCGTGATGATTTCCACCGATAAGGCAGTTAACCCACCTAATGTTATGGGTGCTTCAAAACGTATTGCAGAAATGATTATTCAAAGCTTAAACGATGAAACGCATCGAACAGATTTTGTTGCAGTAAGATTTGGTAATGTACTTGGTTCGAGAGGATCCGTGATTCCGCTTTTTAAAAGTCAAATTGAAGCGGGAGGTCCAGTTACTGTAACGCATCCTGAGATGACAAGATATTTTATGACGATACCCGAAGCTTCTAGATTAGTTTTACAAGCAGGTGCACTCGCAGAAGGTGGCGAAGTATTTGTGTTGGACATGGGAGAACCAGTCAAGATTGTAGATTTAGCCCGCAACTTAATTAAGTTAAGTGGTAAAAAAGAAGAAGATATACGTATCACATATACGGGTATTAGACCTGGCGAAAAAATGTTTGAAGAGTTAATGAATAAAGACGAAGTACACCCTGAACAAGTATATGAAAAAATTTATCGCGGTAAAGTAAAGCATATGACAAGTAATCAAGTTGAAGCGATTATTCAAGATATTGTAAATGATTTTAGTAAAGAAAAAATTATTAACTATGCCAATGGCAAAAAGGGGAATAATGATGTTTGATGACAAAATTTTATTAATAACTGGTGGCACAGGCTCATTCGGTAATGCTGTTATGAAACGCTTTTTAGATTCTAACATCAAAGAAATTAGAATTTTCTCGCGTGATGAGAAAAAACAGGATGATATTCGAAAGAAATATAACAACTCTAAATTGAAGTTTTATATTGGAGATGTGCGTGATAGTCATAGTGTAGATACAGCCATGCGGGATGTTGATTATGTATTCCATGCAGCTGCGTTAAAGCAAGTACCATCGTGTGAATTTTTCCCAGTTGAAGCGGTAAAGACCAACATTATTGGTACTGAAAATGTATTACAGAGTGCTATTCATCATAATGTTAGAAAGGTCATTTGTTTATCTACAGACAAAGCAGCGTATCCAATTAATGCAATGGGGATATCAAAAGCGATGATGGAAAAAGTGTTCGTGGCAAAATCGCGAAATGTACGAAGTGAACAAACGCTAATTTGTGGCACGAGGTATGGAAACGTGATGGCTTCAAGAGGATCTGTAATCCCGTTATTTATAGACAAAATTAAGGCGGGAGAGCCTTTGACGATTACTGATCCAGAAATGACTCGTTTCTTAATGAGTTTAGAAGATGCGGTGGAGCTCGTTGTTCATGCATTTAAACATGCAGAGACAGGCGACATCATGGTTCAGAAAGCACCTAGTTCCACTGTAGGTGACCTTGCAACAGCCTTATTAGAATTATTTGATGCGGATAATGATATTGAGATTATCGGGACTCGTCACGGAGAAAAGAAGGCAGAAACCTTATTGACACGAGAAGAGTACGCGCACTGTGAAGACATGGGTGAATATTTTAGAGTGCCGGCAGACTCCAGAGATTTAAACTATAGTAATTACGTTGAAACTGGTAACGAAAAGATTACTAAAGCTTATGAATATAACTCCGATAACACACATATTTTAACAGTAGAGGAAATAAAAGAAAAACTACTGACGCTAGAATATGTTAGAAACGAATTGAATAATTATAAAGATTCAATGAGATAGGAGAGATTGATGTTGAACATTGTAATTACAGGAGCAAATGGATTTGTAGGGAAAAATTTAAAAGCAGATTTATCATCAACAACAGATCATCACATTTATGAAATACATCGACAAACAGATGAAGAGGATTTAGAGAAGGCTTTATTAAAAGCAGATTTTGTTGTCCATTTAGCGGGCGTTAATAGACCTGAATATAATAAAGAATTCAGTTTAGGAAATGTAAGTTACTTAGACCATATACTTGAGATATTAACGAGAAATACAAAAAAGCCAACGATATTGTTATCGTCATCAATACAAGCAACGCAAGATAATCCTTATGGAGAAAGTAAGTTGCAAGGGGAACAGCTATTAAGACAATATGCTGAGGAGTATGGCAACCCGATTTACATTTATCGATGGCCAAATCTATTTGGTAAATGGTGCAAACCGAACTATAACTCAGTTATTGCGACATTTTGTTACAAAATAGCACGAGATGAAGAAATACAAGTGAATGATCGCAATGTTGAACTGACGCTAAACTATGTGGATGACATTGTGGCCGAAATTAAACGCGCAATTGAAGGGGAACCAACGATTGAAAATGGTGTGCCTACAGTTCCAAATGTTTTTAAAGTGACACTTGGAGAAATTGTAGATTTATTATATAAATTTAAACAATCACGAATCGATCGAACGTTACCAAAGTTAGACAATGTATTTGAAAAAGATTTATATAGTACGTACTTAAGTTATTTGCCGACGACGGACTTTAGCTATCCACTTGTAATGAATGTGGATGATAGAGGTTCATTTACAGAATTTATAAAATCACCGGATCGTGGTCAAGTATCTGTAAATATATCTAAACCAGGTATTACTAAGGGGAATCATTGGCATCATACTAAAAATGAAAAGTTTTTAGTTGTATCAGGTAGAGGTGTGATTCGCTTTAGACATGTTAATGATGATGAAGTCATAGAATATTATGTTTCTGGTGACAAACTGGAAGTCGTAGACATACCTGTCGGATATACACATAATATTGAAAATTTAGGTGATACAGATATGGTAACTATTATGTGGGTGAATGAGATGTTTGATCCAACTAAGCCAGACACCTATTTCTTGGAGGTATAGCATATGGAAAAGTTAAAGTTAATGACCATAGTTGGTACAAGACCTGAAATTATTCGTTTATCATCGACGATAAAAGCATGTGATAAATATTTTAACCAAATATTAGTACACACAGGGCAAAACTATGACTATACGTTAAATCAAATTTTCTTTGATGATTTGGAATTAAGACAGCCGGACCACTATTTAGAGGCAGTTGGAAGTAACCTCGGAGAAACGATGGGGAATATTATTGCAAAATCATATGACGTTTTAGCAAGTGAACAACCAGATGCACTTTTAATTCTTGGTGATACAAATAGTTGTTTAGCAGCAGTATCTGCTAAACGTTTAAAAATACCTGTTTTTCATATGGAAGCGGGTAACAGATGTTTTGATCAAAATGTACCTGAAGAAATTAATCGTAAAATCGTTGATCATGTTAGTGATGTCAATTTACCTTACACGGAGCATAGCAGACGCTATTTATTAGATGAAGGCTTCAATAAAGCGAATATCTTTGTGACAGGTTCACCGATGACTGAAGTGATAGAAGCACATCAAGATAAAATCAATCAAAGTGATGTGTTAAATGAGCTTGGATTAGAACCACAACAATATATTTTAGTATCTGCACATAGAGAAGAAAATATTGATAATGAAGACAATTTTAATTCATTAATGAATGCGATTAATGACATTGCTAAAAAATATCAAATGCCTGTTATTTATTCGACACATCCAAGAAGTTGGAAAAAAATTGAAGAAAGCCAATTTGAATTTGATCCATTAGTTAGACAGTTAAAACCATTTGGATTCTTTGATTACAATGCATTACAAAAAGATGCATTCGTTGTGTTATCAGATAGCGGCACCTTATCAGAGGAGTCTTCAATATTGAAGTTTCCAGGTGTGCTTATCCGTACTTCGACAGAAAGACCAGAAGTATTAGATAAAGGGACAGTGATAGTTGGTGGTATAAGCTATAACAATCTTATTCAATCTGTTGAACTAGCAAGAGAGATGCAAAATAATAACGAACCGATGATTGATGCAATAGATTACAAAGACACAAATGTTTCAACAAAAGTAGTCAAAATCATTCAAAGCTATAAGGACATTATTAATCGAAATACTTGGAGGAAATGATGATGAAGATAGCGATTCTTGGCGCTACAAATATTAAGCACATGTCATTGTTATCGCATTACTTAAACCATATTGATTTGGAGAGCAATGACGTGGACATTATATATACTGACAAATATGATATCAACGAGCATATCCAAGGCATCAACAATTATTATAAATACAAAGTAAATATTAAAGACAATTGGTCATTTTTCAAAAAAGCTAGAACGTATTATCAATTTAAGCCCTATGCAAAACAAATTCTGAGACAAAATAAGTATGATTTTATTATTGTTTGGGGAAGTTATACGGGACATTTGTTTAAGGGGTTTTTAAAAAAGCACTATAAAAACAAATTTATCTTAAATATAAGAGATTACTTTTATGAAAGAAATAAACTCATTAAGCATAGAATGAAAAAAATTGTTAATACCAGTAGACTAACGACGTTATCTTCAGAGGGTTTTCTATCTTTTTTACCAAAATCTGATAAGTATAGAATTATTTATAGTTATAACTTAAGTATTATTGAAGAAAGTTATGTAAATAAAAGTTATAAATCAATACTCCCTATTAATATAGGGTTTATAGGAAATGTCAGATTTAATGAGATAAATGAAGCATTAATGAAAGAACTTGCTAATGATCCAAGGTTCCATTTGCAATATTTTGGAACGGGATCGAAACATTTAGAAGCATTTGCTCAAAAAAATCATATAAATAACGTTACATTTTCAGGTGGCTTTGATTTGACAGATACGCCTAAATTCTTAAATAAAATTGACATTCTGAATAATTTGTTTGGTAATCAAAATATTGCTTTAGATACAGCTTTATCAATAAGAATGTACTATGCCTTGTTTTTAAATAAACCTATTATTACAACTGAGGGTACATTTACTGCTACGGAAGCGAATAAATTTGGATTGGGGTTTAGTGTTAGTCCAGAAAATTTAAAAGGTATAGGTGATGTATTGATGAATTGGTATAACAATTTGGATGTAAATGACATTGAAAATAAAAGAGAAACTTATAGAAATAATGTAATTGAAAATAATAAACAGTTTTATAAGGAAATAGGTAGGATATTCAATGAATAAATTCTACAATGTCACATCATATGTCATTGCTATTTTAATATTTCCATGTCTTATATTTGGAGACAAACCATTATTATTTCTAGCACCTATATGTTATGGAGTTGGAAAACTCCTTTTAAGTTTCTCTAATAATGCAAATTTCAAGTTCTCAAAAATTGTATATGATGTTTTGGGTTTTCTAAGATTAGTCATCATACCAGCAATGATTGCCTTATTCAATGATTCAATTATAGATAATTTGCCATTAGGACAAACATATTTTAATGAAGCAGTTTTATACATGTGTGTAGAGTTTATCATAGGTTCATTATTTATTTTGATTCTATCAAGGACAAGGTTATTTAAACAAAAAGTAGTGACACGCAATAATTTTAAGCTTTCTGGATCACCAATTTATTACATTCTATTTAGTTTAGTTATTTTTGGAATATTTTTAGTTTCTCCAGGAGTAAGAAAAAATATATCATTTTTAATCATCAAAACAGATGCAATGGGTAGAGGAACGGAGACGGCAAGTAGTTTAAATGTCCTTTTTGTTATGTTATTTCAACTGGCTTTAGCACTTTTATTTTTAGTTATTGCGTATGCGTCATATAAAAAATACAAAGATAACCCTAAAATTTATTATGCTATATTACCGCTATTTATAGGAGTTATTAATATTAGTTTAATTGTTGGTGAAAGAAGAAGTTATCAACTTTATACAATGATTGCTGTTTTAACAGTTGTTTCATTGTTGTTTTTTAAACATAAAAGACGTATCAATATTGTCATTATTTCGGTAGGTATCTTTGTATTAGCATTAATGACATTATATAAGGAATTATATGTGTTTAATTATACATCGTATAGCGAAGCACTTAAGAGCACAAGTGTAGGTAACTTGAGAATCGTTGATACGTTACAATCATATTTTTATGGACCGAGTAACATTGCGGCTTCTATAGATTATTTAAATTATTATAGTGGTTCATTTAAACAATATTTATTCGATAATACGAGAGCTATTTTTGGTATTAACTTTTTTATAGATAAACAACATTTAATTACGAGTCAACTTTTCAATCAGTTGATATATGGTAGTAAACAATTGACCGGTCATCTTATATCGAGTGCAGGATACGGCATTATATACTTTGGACCATTATTCTTCTATTTGAATTTGCTAGCAAATATTTTCTTTGCATTTTTAGTCGAATATATTATTCGCAGAAGTAAATCCTTAGAAGTGATATTTATTGGCACATACATTTATATGCGACTTATCACAAATGTTTTCAGTCATCCAACACCACTAATTACACTGATTTCTATGATTTTAGTTGTATACTCTATAGCTATCGTCCCAGGCATTATTATTAAAAATTTCACTAAAAAAGTAGGGATAGAATGATAATCAAAACATTTATGAAAACCAAACTGTTTAGATTAATGAATACACCGCTATTGTTGTTTTATAAAAAAGAATATTTAACTGGATACTATTTTGAAAATAAAGTAGCTGGATGGTTATGGGCGTGGAAGGCAGTTCCATTTAAATTGTTAGGTATTAATGCTCGTATACCATTTCCAGCTGACATAACTGTCAGAATGCATAATCCAAATAATATTGTTTTTGATAAAAATGATATTCATATATTCCAATCACCAGGTACGTATTTTAATAATTTTTCAGCAGTAATATATCTAGGAAGAGGTGTCTACATAGCACCTAATGTAGGTATTATTACAGCAAATCATGACATTAAAAATTTAAAGTCACATGTCCCAGGAAAAGATGTCAAAATAGGCAATTATAGCTGGATAGGTATGAATTCAGTCATATTACCAGGCGTTGAGTTAGGGGATCATACTATAGTAGGTGCTGGATCAGTTGTTACAAAAAGTTTTCCTGAAGGCAACGTTATTATAGGCGGAAATCCAGCGAAAATCATTAAGAAAATCTGAGGCTAATTATGAAAATAAATAAATTTATTAGTGATTCATTTTTAATGATTTTAAGTAGCGGTATTGCGCAAATCATACTAATCGTCACAACTCCAATTATTACAAGGTTATATTCGCCAGCTGAATTTGGAGAGTTTACGATTTTCTCTAATATCGCAATGATTCTAATACCGATTATTAATGCAAGATATGATTTATTAATTGTAAATGCTAAAAATGATCGTATTGCAAATATACTTTCACAGATTAGCTTTTTAATATCATTAGTCATTATATTAATACTAATTCCAGTATTTATGGTTAGTGCATTATTGTTTCCAAATTTTATACTAGATTTTATTTTTATTATTGTCATGTTGTTTTTGGTAAGTTTAACGAATATATTTACGAATTATTTAAATAAGGAACGGAAATATAAAGTATTAAGTTTGATTAACGTTTTTAGAGCTGCATCAATGGCATTACTTCAAATCATATTTGGTTTTTTAGCATTTGGAAGTCTAGGTTTAATCATTGGATTTTCATTGTCTTATATTGCAGGTCTAACACTCGGATATAGAACCTTTAAAAAGCATTTTAATATTGTAAAAGATAAAGAAGAGGCAAAGGAGATATTTTTAGAAAATAAGAATCAGTTAGTTTATTCAACACCATCAATATTATTAAATAGTTTATCTTTTTCGGTTGTTGTGTTCTTTATAGGTATTTTGTATACAAACACTGAAGTAGGTATATATGGGATGGCGATCAGAGTATTGGGTATTCCAGTCACAATTATTTCTTTAGGTTTATCAAAAATATTTATGCAACAAGCCAATGATTATTACATCGAGTATGGTAATTTTCGGAATTTGTTACTTAAATTTAGTTCAGCATTAATCATAGTTTCAATCATACTCTATGTACCACTTTATTTATTCAGCGAAGAACTAGTAAATATATTATTAGGAAAAAATTGGGGTGATGCAATTATTGTAATTAAAATTGTTATCCCATTATTTGTAGTAAGACTGATTGTATCTACAGTGTCACTTTCTGTGATTGTATTGCAAAAACAACAGTTAGAACTTATATTACAAGCGTTATTTTTAGTAGGAACAACTATTACATTCATCATTTCTAAAATATTTAGCCTAACATTTTTAAACTTCGTTTCTATTAATACAATTGTACTAGTATTGTCGTACATTATATTTTTTATAGCACTGTTTTATTTCGCTAAAAACAAAAGATTCAAAGAAACTTAAGTTGAAATCTAAAATGACTACTGAAAAGGACGATTAGATGAGCAAAAAAAATATTTTAATACTATGCCAGTATTTTTATCCGGAGTATGTATCTTCTGCGACGTTGCCAACGCAACTGGCTGAGGATTTAACTGCTCAAGGTATCAATGTCGATGTCTTATGTGGTTGGCCATATGAATATAGTCAAAACAATAATGTCTCTAAGACGGAAACGTATCATGACATTCATATTCGACGTCTTAAATATTCAAGATTTAATAATAAAAGTAATGTTGGAAGAATAATTAATTTCTTTAGTCTATTTTCAAAGTTTGCACTAAATATGCCAAAAATGTTGAAGTACGACCACATTCTTGTTTACTCTAATCCACCCATTTTGCCATTAATACCAGACGTTTTGCATAGAGTATTTAAGAAGAAATATTCTTTTGTAGTCTATGATATTGCGCCTGACAATGCTATTAAAACAGGAGCTACTCGACCTGGTAGTATGATTGATAAATTAATGCGTTATATCAATAAAAATGTGTATAAACACGCAGACAATGTCATTGTGCTTGGTACTGAAATGAAAAATTATTTAGTAAATCATCAGATTTCTAAAAATCCTAACAACATCCATATTATTCCTAATTGGTATGATATGCGTCAGTTGCAAGACAATCATATTGAAAATGACACATTTAGAACTTATCGCGAACAATACGACAAGATTTTATTATATAGCGGTAATATGGGTCAGTTACAAGATATGGAGACACTCGTTTCATTCTTAAAATTAAATAAAAATGAAACGAAAACATTAACAATACTGTGTGGGCATGGTAAGAAATTTGCTGAAGTCAAAGCGGCTATTGAGACACATCAAATTGAAAATGTAAAAATGTTTGAATTTTTAACGGGGACAGATTACGCCGACGTCTTGAAAATTGCTGACGTTTGCTTTGCATCACTTATTAAAGAAGGTGTTGGGTTAGGAGTGCCGAGTAAAAATTATGGCTACCTAGCAGCTAAGAAGCCGTTAGTACTCATCATGGATAAACAATCTGACATTGTTCAACATGTTGAACAATATGATGCAGGTGTACAAATAGATAATGGCGATGCACAAGCTATTTATAATTTCATCAACACCCATTCTAGTCAAGCATTACAAGAAATGGGTGAGCGCGCACATCAACTGTTTAAAGATAAATATACGAGAGAAATTAATACAATGAAGTATTACAATCTGTTGAAGTGAGGAGATAATTATGAAGCGATTATTCGATGTAGTAAGTTCAATTTACGGTTTAGTAGTATTAAGTCCAATCTTATTTATAACGGCATTACTGATAAAAATTGAATCACCGGGACCAGCCATTTTCAAACAAAAAAGACCAACTGTTAATAATAAACTTTTTAATATTTATAAGTTCAGATCTATGAAAATAGACACACCCAACGTTGCAACAGATTTGATGGATTCTACTTCATATATTACAAAAACAGGCAAAGTCATTCGTAAGACATCTATAGATGAATTACCACAATTATTGAATGTTTTAAAAGGTGAAATGTCGATTGTAGGACCGAGACCAGCACTTTATAACCAATACGAGTTAATAGAAAAGCGTACAAAAGCGAATGTGCATACGATTAGACCAGGTGTGACCGGCTTAGCTCAAGTGATGGGTAGAGATGATATTACAGATGATCAAAAAGTAGCCTATGATCGTTATTATTTAACGCATCAATCCATGATGCTTGATATGTATATCATTTATAAAACAGTTAAAAATATTATTACTTCTGAAGGTGTGCATCACTAATGAGAAAAAACATTTTAATTACAGGTATGCATGGCTACATTGGAAATGCACTGAAAAATAAGCTAACTGAACAAGGGCATCGAGTGAATCAAATCAATGTTAGGAATCAATTATGGAAGTCAACTTCATTCAAGGACTATGATGTCTTAATTCATACGGCAGCCTTAGTTCACAATAGTACACCAGAAGCGCGACTATCAGATTATATGCAAGTGAATATGTTGCTTACGAAACAATTAGCACAAAAGGCGAAAGATGAAGGCATCAAGCAATTTATTTTTATGAGTACGATGGCTGTCTATGGTAAAGAGGGTAATGTTGGAAGAACAGATGAAATCAGTACACAAACACCAATAAAACCAACGACAAATTACGGGATTTCCAAAATGTTTGCTGAACAAGCATTATTAGAGATGGTGAGTAATACATTTAAAGTCTCAATTGTAAGGCCACCTATGATTTATGGTCCAAATTGCCCAGGAAATTTCCAACGCTTAATGAAGTTATCGCAATTATTACCAATCATTCCTGATATTAAAAATCAGCGTAGTGCTTTATATATTAAACATCTGACAGCATTTATTGATCAATTAATATCACTAGAAGTGACGGGGGTATATCATCCGCAAGACAGTTTTTATTTTGATACATCAGCGGTAATGCATGAAATTCGTCATCAAGCACATCGTAAAACCATTATGGTAACTATGCCATCAATGTTAAATAGATATTTTAATAAATTGTCGATTTTTAGAAAATTATTTGGCAATTTAACATACAGTAAGACGTTATATGAAAACAATAATGCATTAGAAGTTATCCCTGGAAAAATGTCACTTGTTATTGCGGACATCATGGATGAAACGACAACCAAAGATAAGGCATAAGTCATCTATTAAATGAAATAAACATACAAATAGTTTTTATTTGGAGGTTATAGTATGAAATTAGCAGTAGTTGGCTTAGGTTATATCGGTTTACCAACATCAATTATGTTTGCAAAGCATGGTGTCGATGTGCTTGGTGTTGATATAAATCAAAAAACAATAGATAAGTTACAAAGCGGTCAAATTAGTATTGAAGAACCAGGATTGCAAGAAGTTTATGAAGATGTACTGGCATCGGGTAAATTAAAAGTATCCACAACACCTGAAGCATCTGATGTATTTATCATTGCAGTACCGACACCGAACAATGATGATCAATATAAATCATGTGATATTTCTCTTGTAATGAGTGCACTCGACAGTATTTTACCATTTTTAGAAAAGGGAAATACCATTATTGTTGAATCGACAATAGCGCCTAAAACGATGGATGATTTTGTAAAATCAGTTATTGAAAATTTAGGATTTATAATAGGTGAGGATATTTATTTAGTCCATTGTCCAGAACGCGTATTGCCAGGAAAAATTTTAGAAGAATTGGTTCATAATAATCGTATTATTGGTGGCGTGACTAAAGCGTGTATTGAAGCAGGAAAACGTGTTTATCGTACATTTGTACAGGGCGAAATGATTGAAACTGATGCGCGTACTGCTGAAATGAGTAAGTTAATGGAAAATACGTACAGAGATGTCAATATAGCTTTAGCGAATGAGTTAACTAAAATATGTAATAACTTAAATATTAATGTGTTGGATGTTATTGAAATGGCTAATAAACACCCACGTGTTAATATCCATCAACCTGGTCCAGGCGTGGGTGGTCATTGTTTGGCAGTAGATCCTTACTTTATTATTGCTAAAGACCCTGAAAATGCAGCGCTCATCCAAACTGGACGTGAAATTAATAATTCAATGCCAGCCTATGTCGTTCATAAAACGAAAGAAATGCTTAAAGTGCTTAACGGGAATAAAGTTGCAGTCTTTGGTTTAACATATAAAGGTGATGTAGACGATATTAGAGAATCCCCGGCATTTGACATTTATCAATTGCTATTGCAGGAGAACGATATCAAAGTAAGTGCGTATGATCCACATGTTGAATTAGATTTTGTCGAACATGAAATGGCGCGTGCAGTTTCAGATGCATCGCTAGTATTAATTTTAAGTGATCATTCAGAATTTAAACATTTAACAGATAACGATTTTAAAGGAATGAAACATAAAGTAATTTTTGATACTAAGAATGTTGTTAAATCTGCATTTAAAGATGTATCATATTATAATTATGGCAATATATTTGATTTTATGGACAAACACATTTTATAAAATAAAGGCTCGAATCATTAAAAGCGATCAATTGCCACGTGTTTGAATCTCAGAGAGGATAATGATATGAAGAAAATTATGGTTATTTTCGGAACTCGACCCGAAGCAATTAAAATGGCACCTTTAGTAAAAGAAATTGATCATAATGCGCAACTTGAAGCGAATATTGTGATTACAGCACAACACCGAGATATGTTGGATAGTGTACTAAATATATTTGATATTCAAGCTGATCATGATTTAAATATTATGAAAGATCAACAGACGTTAGCGAGTCTTACTGCGAATACGC harbors:
- the cap8M gene encoding type 8 capsular polysaccharide synthesis protein Cap8M, which translates into the protein MKRLFDVVSSIYGLVVLSPILFITALLIKIESPGPAIFKQKRPTVNNKLFNIYKFRSMKIDTPNVATDLMDSTSYITKTGKVIRKTSIDELPQLLNVLKGEMSIVGPRPALYNQYELIEKRTKANVHTIRPGVTGLAQVMGRDDITDDQKVAYDRYYLTHQSMMLDMYIIYKTVKNIITSEGVHH
- a CDS encoding NAD-dependent epimerase/dehydratase family protein, which gives rise to MRKNILITGMHGYIGNALKNKLTEQGHRVNQINVRNQLWKSTSFKDYDVLIHTAALVHNSTPEARLSDYMQVNMLLTKQLAQKAKDEGIKQFIFMSTMAVYGKEGNVGRTDEISTQTPIKPTTNYGISKMFAEQALLEMVSNTFKVSIVRPPMIYGPNCPGNFQRLMKLSQLLPIIPDIKNQRSALYIKHLTAFIDQLISLEVTGVYHPQDSFYFDTSAVMHEIRHQAHRKTIMVTMPSMLNRYFNKLSIFRKLFGNLTYSKTLYENNNALEVIPGKMSLVIADIMDETTTKDKA
- a CDS encoding nucleotide sugar dehydrogenase: MKLAVVGLGYIGLPTSIMFAKHGVDVLGVDINQKTIDKLQSGQISIEEPGLQEVYEDVLASGKLKVSTTPEASDVFIIAVPTPNNDDQYKSCDISLVMSALDSILPFLEKGNTIIVESTIAPKTMDDFVKSVIENLGFIIGEDIYLVHCPERVLPGKILEELVHNNRIIGGVTKACIEAGKRVYRTFVQGEMIETDARTAEMSKLMENTYRDVNIALANELTKICNNLNINVLDVIEMANKHPRVNIHQPGPGVGGHCLAVDPYFIIAKDPENAALIQTGREINNSMPAYVVHKTKEMLKVLNGNKVAVFGLTYKGDVDDIRESPAFDIYQLLLQENDIKVSAYDPHVELDFVEHEMARAVSDASLVLILSDHSEFKHLTDNDFKGMKHKVIFDTKNVVKSAFKDVSYYNYGNIFDFMDKHIL